A genomic region of Blattabacterium cuenoti contains the following coding sequences:
- a CDS encoding dihydroorotate oxidase produces the protein MIMKKKIDISANINGIKLASCIMNASGVLCTTEVDLNKLIVSSSGAVVTKSCTLKPRKGNLEPRYFEWNMGSINSMGLPNLGIDFYLDFLEKKNHQKPFFLSISGLTIEENYILLHKANLSSHISAVELNLSCPNIIGKDQVLGYDFNNISKILENIFKFYKKPLGIKLPPYFENKHIQKMAFILNKYPISFVTCINSLPNGLFIDINKETVVIQPKMGFGGIGGKTIKPFALANIRQFYTYLRKEIPIIGCGGICSGEDIFEHILCGASAVQIGTQFIKEGVSIFDRLRKELVHLLQKKKYTSINRFIGKLNVF, from the coding sequence ATGATCATGAAAAAAAAAATAGATATATCCGCTAATATAAATGGGATCAAACTTGCTTCTTGTATTATGAATGCATCAGGAGTCCTCTGTACTACAGAAGTAGATCTTAATAAATTAATAGTCAGCTCTTCTGGAGCTGTTGTAACAAAAAGTTGCACATTGAAACCAAGAAAAGGAAATCTAGAGCCTAGATATTTCGAATGGAATATGGGAAGTATTAATTCTATGGGACTCCCCAATCTCGGAATAGATTTTTATTTAGATTTCTTAGAAAAAAAAAATCATCAAAAACCTTTTTTTTTATCGATATCAGGACTTACTATAGAGGAAAATTATATTCTTCTTCATAAAGCAAATCTTTCTTCCCATATCAGTGCAGTAGAATTAAATTTGTCTTGTCCAAATATTATTGGAAAAGATCAAGTATTAGGTTATGATTTTAATAATATTTCGAAAATTCTCGAAAATATATTTAAATTTTATAAAAAACCTTTAGGGATTAAGTTACCTCCTTATTTTGAAAATAAGCATATTCAAAAAATGGCTTTTATATTAAATAAATATCCTATTTCCTTTGTTACTTGTATTAATAGTTTGCCTAATGGTCTTTTCATTGATATCAATAAAGAAACTGTGGTGATTCAACCAAAAATGGGTTTTGGAGGGATAGGAGGAAAAACTATTAAACCATTTGCATTAGCCAATATTCGTCAATTTTATACTTACCTACGCAAAGAAATTCCTATAATAGGATGTGGAGGTATTTGTTCCGGAGAAGATATTTTTGAACATATATTATGTGGGGCATCAGCGGTTCAAATAGGAACACAATTTATAAAAGAAGGGGTCTCTATTTTTGATAGATTGAGAAAAGAGTTAGTTCATCTTTTACAAAAAAAGAAATACACATCTATAAATAGATTTATAGGAAAATTAAACGTTTTTTAA
- the pyrF gene encoding orotidine-5'-phosphate decarboxylase, whose translation MEEKEQFFLKIYNLGIIKFGDFTLKSGMTSPIYIDFRPIASRPDLLIKLSDLLLSEVPYHTFELICGVPYAALPIATTLSLRSNIPLIIKRKENKGYGTKRMIEGIYKRGQNCLLIEDVITSGDSLLQTVRDLEKEGLIIKNILSILDREQGGIDNIKKRGFNIRTLFRIGEVLKILEKKDLLKEKEIHIIQLFFKKKNKKNFQEKRISYEEKKEKISHPIGKKLLDITLKKKTNLIVSADLIYSEKILELVNLTGDSICGLKLHADIISDFSSSFIASLKKISVEKKFLLFEDRKLCDVGPTNYLQLHHGIHKISSWADILTVHVLAGSISIQNLNIPPNMGLITVSEMSSSGRLSDDNYIRKALNISLKNPKVIGTVAQRKVDDRLLLFTPGIHFSQSKENSMGNTYIHPNQAFQESRSDFIIVGKAIYQSKNPKIVAEKYREVGWTAYKNGL comes from the coding sequence ATGGAAGAAAAAGAACAGTTTTTTTTAAAAATTTATAATTTAGGTATCATCAAATTTGGTGATTTCACCTTGAAAAGTGGAATGACTTCTCCTATATATATAGACTTTCGTCCAATAGCTTCTAGACCAGATTTATTAATCAAACTTTCTGATTTGCTTCTTAGTGAAGTTCCATATCATACGTTTGAACTTATTTGTGGAGTTCCATATGCGGCTTTACCTATAGCTACTACTTTATCCTTAAGGTCAAACATCCCTTTGATTATTAAGAGAAAAGAAAATAAAGGCTATGGAACTAAGCGAATGATAGAAGGGATTTACAAAAGAGGACAAAATTGTCTTCTTATAGAAGATGTAATAACAAGTGGAGATAGTTTATTACAAACCGTGAGAGATCTTGAAAAAGAAGGATTGATTATTAAAAACATTCTATCTATTCTTGATCGTGAACAAGGAGGAATAGATAATATCAAAAAAAGAGGATTTAATATACGGACTTTATTTCGTATAGGAGAAGTTTTAAAAATATTAGAAAAAAAAGATCTTTTAAAGGAAAAAGAGATACATATCATTCAACTTTTTTTCAAAAAAAAGAATAAAAAAAATTTTCAGGAAAAACGTATTTCCTATGAAGAAAAAAAAGAAAAAATTTCTCATCCCATTGGAAAAAAACTTCTTGACATAACGTTGAAAAAAAAAACCAATTTGATTGTTTCAGCAGACTTAATATACTCTGAAAAAATTTTAGAACTAGTTAATTTGACAGGAGATTCCATTTGTGGATTGAAACTGCATGCAGATATTATTAGTGATTTTTCATCTTCATTCATTGCCTCTCTTAAAAAAATTTCTGTAGAAAAGAAATTTTTATTATTTGAAGATAGAAAATTATGTGATGTAGGACCTACTAATTATCTGCAATTACATCATGGAATACATAAAATTTCTTCTTGGGCAGATATTTTAACTGTACATGTACTTGCGGGAAGTATCAGTATACAAAACTTGAATATTCCTCCAAATATGGGATTGATTACTGTATCTGAAATGTCTTCTTCTGGAAGATTATCTGATGATAATTATATAAGAAAAGCTTTAAACATTTCTTTGAAAAATCCAAAAGTAATTGGAACCGTTGCACAAAGAAAAGTAGACGATAGATTATTATTATTTACTCCTGGAATTCATTTTTCTCAATCAAAAGAAAATTCTATGGGAAATACGTACATTCATCCTAATCAAGCATTTCAAGAAAGCAGAAGTGATTTTATCATAGTTGGAAAAGCTATTTATCAATCTAAAAATCCAAAAATAGTGGCAGAAAAATATAGAGAGGTAGGATGGACCGCTTATAAAAATGGACTTTAG
- a CDS encoding MarC family protein, with the protein MEWINSLISCFMILFSIIDILGNAPIIMGFKSKGNIIETKKVIVTSLIIFLSFLFLGQPMLKIIGVDVHSFSVAGSIVLFLIGLEMILGIDLHKVTENAQTSIVPIAFPLIAGPGSLTTLISLRTTYDVNVILISLILNMIVVYFVIDRCDFIAEKIGNNGLDILKKIFGIVLLAFAVKIFGANAGQLFQ; encoded by the coding sequence ATGGAATGGATAAATTCATTAATCAGTTGTTTCATGATCCTTTTTAGCATTATCGATATACTAGGAAATGCTCCCATAATTATGGGTTTTAAATCCAAAGGAAATATTATAGAGACAAAAAAAGTGATAGTGACTTCTCTTATTATCTTTTTATCTTTTTTGTTTTTAGGACAACCGATGCTAAAGATTATTGGTGTAGATGTCCACTCTTTTTCTGTTGCAGGATCTATCGTTTTGTTTCTAATTGGATTAGAAATGATTTTAGGCATAGATCTTCATAAAGTCACAGAAAATGCCCAAACTTCTATCGTTCCAATTGCTTTTCCACTTATAGCGGGACCTGGATCATTGACTACTCTAATTTCGCTAAGAACTACATATGATGTAAATGTTATTCTTATCTCATTGATACTAAATATGATAGTCGTTTACTTTGTCATAGATAGATGTGATTTTATAGCTGAAAAAATAGGAAATAATGGTTTAGATATACTAAAAAAGATATTCGGGATCGTTTTATTAGCTTTTGCAGTAAAAATTTTTGGAGCTAACGCAGGTCAATTATTTCAATAA
- the fbp gene encoding class 1 fructose-bisphosphatase, giving the protein MYTLGEFIIENRDRFLYSTEDLLRLFSSIKLAAKAINKEVNKAGLTEKIGSSGITNIQGENQQKLDDFAHRIFIESFKSRNVVCGIASEESKDFIVINGEKENPLQNKYIVLIDPLDGSSNIDVNVSIGTIFSVYIKNTPIQMDLRIEDFLQKGNQQIIAGYIIYGSSTILVYTTGNGVHGFTLDPSVGTFYLSHPKLHFPEVEKIYSINEGNYIRFPNGIKKFIRYCQEEKDNRPYTARYIGSLVGDFHRNMIQGGIYIYPKTALSPNGKLRLLYECNPMAFLTEQAGGKASDGKKRILDIEPFKLHQRTPFICGPVGMVSKLEEFMNDEKT; this is encoded by the coding sequence ATGTATACATTAGGAGAATTTATCATAGAAAATAGGGATCGTTTTTTATATTCCACAGAAGATTTATTACGTTTATTCAGTTCTATTAAATTAGCAGCTAAAGCTATTAATAAGGAGGTGAATAAAGCCGGTTTAACCGAAAAAATTGGGAGTTCCGGAATAACTAATATACAAGGAGAAAATCAACAAAAACTAGATGATTTTGCACATAGAATTTTTATTGAATCATTTAAAAGCAGAAATGTAGTTTGTGGCATAGCTTCGGAAGAAAGCAAAGATTTTATAGTTATAAATGGAGAAAAAGAAAATCCTCTTCAAAATAAATACATTGTTTTAATAGATCCACTGGATGGTTCTTCCAATATAGATGTCAATGTGTCTATTGGTACTATATTTTCAGTGTATATCAAAAATACTCCTATTCAAATGGATTTAAGAATAGAAGATTTTTTACAAAAAGGAAATCAACAAATTATTGCAGGATATATTATTTATGGATCTTCCACTATCTTAGTCTATACTACAGGAAATGGAGTACATGGATTTACTTTAGATCCTTCTGTAGGAACTTTTTATTTATCTCATCCTAAACTTCATTTTCCTGAAGTAGAAAAAATTTATTCTATCAACGAGGGAAATTATATTAGATTTCCTAATGGAATAAAAAAATTTATAAGATATTGTCAAGAAGAAAAAGATAATCGTCCTTATACGGCACGATATATTGGATCGTTAGTGGGAGATTTTCATAGAAATATGATACAAGGAGGTATATATATATATCCTAAAACAGCGCTTTCTCCAAATGGAAAATTGAGGTTACTTTATGAATGCAATCCTATGGCATTTTTAACAGAACAAGCGGGTGGAAAAGCTTCTGATGGAAAAAAAAGAATTCTAGATATAGAACCTTTCAAATTACATCAAAGGACTCCATTCATTTGTGGACCTGTAGGGATGGTTTCAAAGTTGGAGGAATTTATGAATGATGAGAAAACTTGA
- a CDS encoding lysophospholipid acyltransferase family protein, with product MKILQISFILLWRAWFFLINIFLVPLWAGASIPFLFKDKYYHIAYWFHQMWARSNLFLMGFWYVLEKDKETLDKNKQYVIISNHSSIMDIMLIYSLMRNHPLVFVGKAELAKLPFFGFVYRRSNILIDRKNLSSCIQVFKQIQEKVDSGKSVCIFPEGGVPNPSIFLDHFKSGAFSIAIIKKIPIVPITIADIKTKFPSFPIIKGGPGKIRIKQHHSISTKNLSLKDKNFLKEKCFNLIKYQLEKFEREKIKNDN from the coding sequence ATGAAAATTCTTCAAATTTCATTTATATTATTATGGCGTGCCTGGTTTTTTCTAATCAATATCTTTTTAGTGCCATTATGGGCAGGAGCATCTATTCCATTTCTTTTTAAAGATAAATATTATCATATTGCATATTGGTTTCACCAAATGTGGGCAAGGAGCAATCTTTTTCTCATGGGGTTTTGGTATGTACTAGAAAAAGATAAAGAAACATTAGATAAGAATAAACAATATGTGATTATCAGTAATCATAGTTCTATTATGGACATTATGTTGATTTACTCTTTAATGAGAAACCATCCCTTAGTTTTTGTAGGAAAAGCAGAGTTAGCCAAACTTCCTTTTTTCGGTTTTGTTTATAGAAGAAGCAATATATTAATAGACAGGAAAAATTTGTCTAGTTGCATACAAGTATTTAAACAAATACAGGAAAAAGTCGATTCTGGAAAAAGTGTTTGTATTTTTCCAGAAGGAGGAGTTCCTAATCCTTCTATTTTTTTAGATCATTTTAAAAGTGGTGCCTTTTCTATCGCTATAATAAAAAAGATACCTATTGTTCCAATTACCATAGCTGATATAAAAACAAAATTTCCCAGTTTTCCTATTATAAAGGGTGGACCTGGAAAAATACGAATAAAACAACATCATTCCATTTCAACAAAAAACTTATCCTTAAAAGACAAAAATTTTTTAAAAGAAAAATGTTTTAATTTAATTAAATATCAATTAGAAAAATTTGAACGTGAAAAAATAAAAAATGATAATTAA
- a CDS encoding ribonuclease HI, which yields MNKKIHIYTDGSSKGNPGPGGYAIFIEVVGTSYRKVLSEGFRYTTNNRMELLAIIVGLEKITKTKQNIVVFTDSKYVVNTIQNNWIYKWKKNNFYKKKNVDLWIRFLDIFNQHFIVFQWIKGHDFHYINDYCDRLSVEASKRKNLKIDHVYEKYEKKKNIH from the coding sequence GTGAACAAAAAGATTCATATTTACACAGATGGTTCTTCTAAAGGAAATCCTGGACCTGGTGGATATGCGATTTTTATAGAAGTAGTAGGAACTTCTTATAGAAAAGTACTTTCCGAAGGTTTTCGTTATACCACTAATAATCGAATGGAACTATTAGCCATCATAGTTGGATTAGAAAAAATTACAAAAACGAAACAGAATATTGTTGTGTTTACCGATTCTAAATATGTGGTAAATACTATTCAAAACAATTGGATATATAAATGGAAAAAAAATAATTTTTATAAAAAAAAAAACGTAGATCTATGGATCCGATTTTTAGATATATTTAATCAACATTTTATTGTGTTTCAATGGATAAAAGGACATGATTTTCATTATATTAATGATTATTGTGATCGACTATCCGTAGAAGCTTCCAAAAGAAAAAATCTAAAAATAGATCATGTTTATGAGAAATATGAAAAGAAAAAAAATATTCATTAA
- a CDS encoding RNA methyltransferase — protein sequence MENIYGTRSHKIRNLIKIYKKSYSKIFFVEGIKEFEMAIKGNYFPMEIFICKKIFYKYNLIKSFNHIVFFISIKAFKKLAYRENSGGIIALFKRKNLERLENIKIPKNPFILILDGIEKPGNLGAMLRIADAVGVHFIILCNIKTYIYNPNIIRCSLGSVFTNKIIIEETNSIISWLQKKKIEIVVTGFHEKSIQLYRTQFYSRLAIVLGSESKGVSPIWLNIAHKIITIPMFGDIDSLNVSNAMSIIIYEVLRQRNYN from the coding sequence ATGGAAAATATATATGGGACACGTAGTCATAAAATTAGGAATTTAATAAAAATTTATAAAAAAAGTTACAGTAAAATCTTTTTCGTAGAAGGAATTAAAGAATTTGAAATGGCTATAAAAGGTAATTATTTCCCCATGGAAATTTTCATATGTAAAAAAATATTTTATAAATATAATCTTATCAAATCGTTTAATCACATTGTTTTTTTTATTAGTATAAAAGCCTTCAAAAAATTAGCCTATAGAGAAAATTCCGGTGGAATCATAGCATTATTTAAAAGAAAAAATCTTGAAAGATTAGAAAATATAAAAATCCCTAAAAATCCTTTTATTCTTATATTAGATGGGATAGAAAAACCTGGAAATTTAGGAGCTATGCTAAGAATAGCTGATGCGGTCGGGGTTCATTTCATTATATTATGTAATATAAAAACTTATATCTACAATCCTAATATAATCAGATGTAGTCTAGGAAGTGTTTTTACAAACAAAATTATCATTGAGGAAACAAATTCTATTATTTCATGGTTACAAAAGAAAAAAATAGAAATTGTAGTAACAGGGTTTCATGAAAAGTCTATACAATTATATAGAACTCAATTTTATTCACGTTTAGCTATTGTTTTAGGTTCAGAAAGTAAGGGAGTATCGCCTATTTGGTTAAATATCGCTCACAAAATAATAACTATCCCGATGTTTGGAGATATAGATTCTCTAAATGTAAGTAATGCTATGTCTATAATCATATATGAAGTTCTTAGACAAAGAAATTATAATTAA
- a CDS encoding deoxycytidylate deaminase — translation MNYEISKKYDRTYMNLAIEWSKLSHCKKKKVGAIIVKNNRIISDGYNGTPSEFDNICEDQNGDTKWYVLHAEANAILKMSTYSYSCKGAFLYITHFPCKECSKLIYQSKIKRVVYLYDHKYTIKNDGLNFLKKSKIIVDPIFE, via the coding sequence ATGAATTATGAAATTTCTAAAAAATATGATAGAACTTACATGAATCTAGCTATAGAATGGTCAAAATTATCTCATTGTAAAAAAAAAAAAGTAGGAGCTATTATCGTAAAAAATAACCGAATCATATCCGATGGATACAACGGAACTCCAAGTGAATTTGATAATATATGTGAAGATCAAAATGGAGATACTAAATGGTATGTTCTGCATGCAGAAGCAAATGCTATTTTAAAAATGTCCACCTATTCGTATTCTTGTAAAGGTGCTTTTTTATACATTACACATTTTCCATGCAAAGAATGTAGCAAATTAATTTATCAGTCTAAAATTAAAAGAGTCGTATATTTATATGATCATAAATATACCATAAAAAATGATGGATTAAACTTTTTAAAAAAATCTAAAATCATAGTAGATCCTATTTTTGAATAA
- the ureC gene encoding urease subunit alpha: MKKLDRESYASMYGPTKGDKVRLGDTSLWIEIEKDYTIYGDECVFGGGKVIRDGMGQHPFATRNEGVLDLVLTNAIIIDHWGIIKADLGIKNGIIVGIGKAGNPYFMDGVTSNMYIGAGTEVISSENMIVTTGSVDSHVHYICPQLFEVALENGTTTIIGGGSGPATGTIATNCTSGVWNIQRMLKSTDHIPINFIFLASGNSSHPEALIEQIKAGAGGLKIHEDWGSTPYVIDQCLNVSEQMDVQVNIHTDSLNESGYVEDTLKTFKNRTIHTYHTEGAGGGHSPDLLKVISHTNILPSSTSPTMPYTSNTIDEHLDMLMICHHLDSNLPEDIAFAKSRIRSETISAEGVLHDIGAISMTSSDSQAMGRIGEVVKRTWQTADKMKKERGSLDSYQNDNFRVKRYISKYTINPAITHGISEYVGSISIGKMADLVLWKPSFFGVKPELVIKSGMVAYASMGDPNATIPTPQPFMYRKMFGYFEPKLSSIFVSSHAINDGFLETNEIKKKIKIVKGCRSLSKKDMILNGETPDLEVDPKTYSVYIEGKKITSNPSDFLPLSQRYFLF, encoded by the coding sequence ATGAAAAAGTTAGATAGAGAATCTTATGCAAGTATGTATGGTCCTACCAAAGGTGATAAAGTCCGTTTGGGAGACACTTCTTTATGGATTGAGATTGAGAAAGATTACACTATTTATGGAGATGAGTGTGTTTTCGGAGGAGGCAAAGTTATTCGAGATGGAATGGGCCAACATCCATTTGCCACTAGAAACGAAGGAGTTCTGGATCTAGTATTAACTAACGCGATTATTATTGATCATTGGGGAATTATAAAAGCCGATCTTGGAATCAAAAATGGAATCATTGTTGGGATAGGAAAAGCAGGAAATCCATATTTTATGGATGGGGTTACTTCAAATATGTATATTGGTGCGGGAACTGAGGTTATTTCTTCAGAAAACATGATTGTAACGACTGGTAGTGTAGATAGTCATGTTCATTATATTTGTCCTCAATTATTTGAAGTTGCATTAGAAAATGGAACGACAACCATTATTGGTGGTGGATCAGGTCCTGCTACAGGAACTATAGCTACTAATTGTACTTCTGGAGTTTGGAATATTCAAAGAATGTTAAAAAGCACAGATCACATTCCGATAAATTTTATCTTTCTTGCGAGTGGAAATAGTTCTCATCCTGAAGCATTAATTGAACAGATAAAGGCTGGTGCTGGTGGATTAAAGATTCATGAGGATTGGGGAAGTACTCCATATGTGATAGATCAATGTTTAAATGTTTCGGAACAAATGGATGTACAAGTAAACATCCATACAGATTCATTAAATGAATCAGGTTATGTAGAAGATACTTTAAAAACATTTAAAAATAGAACGATTCATACATATCATACAGAAGGAGCAGGAGGAGGACATTCTCCTGATTTATTAAAAGTAATATCTCATACAAATATTTTACCGTCATCTACAAGTCCTACTATGCCTTATACGAGCAATACTATTGATGAACATTTAGATATGTTAATGATATGTCATCATTTAGATTCAAATCTTCCGGAAGACATAGCTTTTGCTAAATCACGTATTAGATCTGAAACAATTAGTGCAGAAGGAGTATTACATGACATAGGAGCTATCAGTATGACCAGTTCAGATTCTCAAGCTATGGGAAGGATTGGAGAGGTCGTAAAACGTACTTGGCAAACGGCAGATAAAATGAAAAAAGAACGAGGTTCTTTAGATTCTTATCAAAATGATAATTTTAGAGTAAAGAGATATATTTCTAAATATACTATAAATCCTGCTATTACTCATGGAATTTCAGAATATGTTGGATCCATTTCTATTGGAAAAATGGCAGATTTGGTATTATGGAAACCATCTTTTTTTGGAGTGAAACCTGAATTAGTTATAAAAAGCGGCATGGTGGCATACGCTAGTATGGGAGATCCTAATGCAACTATTCCTACCCCACAACCATTTATGTATCGTAAAATGTTTGGTTATTTTGAACCAAAATTGAGCAGTATTTTTGTTTCATCACATGCTATTAATGATGGATTTCTAGAAACAAATGAAATAAAAAAGAAGATAAAGATAGTCAAAGGATGTCGTTCTTTATCCAAAAAAGACATGATATTAAATGGAGAAACACCAGATTTGGAGGTCGATCCAAAGACCTATAGCGTTTATATAGAAGGAAAAAAAATAACATCCAACCCATCGGATTTTTTACCGCTTTCTCAACGATATTTTTTGTTCTAA
- a CDS encoding urease subunit gamma — MHLTSYEKEKILLHMAGELAKKRLERGLKLNYPESVALITHYVMEGARDGKTVKELMCEAGNLLHDNQVMDGVYEMLNNVQIEATFPDGTKLVTIHHPIKKSIKNDSSNMIPGEYNLLKEEIALLPGRHRIERVVSNVGNRPIQVGSHFHFYETNAALHFDRNGTKGYRLDIPSGRSIRFEPGETKEVFLVKIGGSQKIYGFSGKENTKI, encoded by the coding sequence ATGCATTTAACTTCTTATGAAAAGGAAAAAATTCTTCTTCACATGGCTGGAGAATTGGCGAAAAAACGTTTAGAAAGAGGATTAAAATTAAATTATCCTGAATCTGTTGCTTTAATTACTCATTATGTGATGGAAGGTGCACGTGATGGAAAAACCGTGAAAGAACTTATGTGTGAAGCAGGAAACCTCCTACATGATAATCAAGTGATGGATGGAGTATATGAAATGCTTAATAATGTTCAAATAGAAGCCACTTTTCCTGATGGGACAAAATTAGTAACCATTCATCATCCTATTAAAAAAAGCATTAAGAATGATTCCTCCAACATGATTCCAGGGGAATATAATCTTCTCAAAGAAGAAATTGCTTTATTACCTGGTAGACATCGTATAGAAAGAGTAGTATCTAATGTTGGAAATCGTCCCATACAAGTAGGCTCTCATTTTCATTTTTATGAAACAAATGCTGCTCTTCATTTTGATAGAAATGGAACTAAAGGGTATAGATTAGATATACCTTCTGGTAGATCGATTCGTTTTGAACCAGGTGAGACAAAAGAAGTTTTTTTGGTAAAAATAGGTGGAAGTCAAAAAATTTATGGATTTTCAGGAAAAGAAAATACAAAAATATGA